The following proteins are encoded in a genomic region of Methanobrevibacter gottschalkii DSM 11977:
- a CDS encoding nucleotide pyrophosphohydrolase, with translation MDELKSEIIKFQKERDWKKFHTPENLAKSISIEAAELLEHFQWGKDYSINEVADELADVLNYCILMADALDLDIKEIVLNKMKKNAVKYPVDKARGNAAKYTEL, from the coding sequence ATGGATGAATTAAAATCTGAAATTATTAAATTTCAAAAAGAAAGGGATTGGAAAAAGTTTCACACACCTGAAAACTTGGCAAAATCAATATCAATCGAAGCAGCTGAACTTCTAGAACATTTCCAATGGGGCAAAGATTACAGCATAAATGAGGTTGCCGATGAACTTGCAGATGTATTGAATTATTGTATTTTAATGGCTGATGCACTTGATTTAGATATTAAAGAAATTGTTTTAAATAAAATGAAAAAGAATGCTGTTAAATATCCTGTTGATAAAGCCCGAGGCAATGCAGCAAAGTATACGGAGTTATAG
- a CDS encoding DUF2075 domain-containing protein: MIVYEATKAEFIDSVFSGSITDEIYEIYQQKIGKSGKSQIMSWENSMQYMYRVLEDPEIPDDSGVAIEFTIPTTSKRIDFILTGLNQFHEDSVVIIELKQWMEAQKVEGKDGVVKTILGGGLRETTHPSYQVWSYASLIKNFNQTVDEDEIGLYPCAYLHNYDFTDADDLSDEIYKPYYDKAPLYGKRDALKLRNFIKKYIRHGDNSDILYRIDNGKIRPSRKLQDSLSSMLEGNKEFVMIDEQKIAYEMAIKMARESYLDDKKRVLIIEGGPGTGKSVVAINLLVDIIADDMLSLYVTKNSAPRNVFFEKLRGDKYSLSYLKNLFKGSGSFTKSKSNEFDAIIVDEAHRLNEKSGLFGNLGENQVKEIMNASKFSAFFIDKHQKISLKDYGSVEAIRKFAQEFDAEVEQIKLTSQFRCNGSDGYLSWLNNVLEIEETANFDGFDFDYDFRVVDSPNELKNLIFEKNKENNNARLLAGYCWNWIKEGKNNSDVHDIEIDDFSMSWNLGNSDTWAIDDNSVNEVGCIHTSQGLEFDYVGVIIGNDMRFDGEHIITDFNQRAKTDKSLFGIKKKHKENPDEALKVADEIIKNTYRTLMTRGMKGCYIYCEDMLLQAYFKERFGN, translated from the coding sequence ATGATTGTTTATGAAGCAACCAAAGCAGAATTCATTGACTCTGTATTTTCCGGTTCGATTACAGATGAAATTTATGAAATTTATCAACAGAAAATAGGAAAATCTGGAAAATCACAGATCATGTCCTGGGAAAACTCAATGCAATATATGTACAGGGTGTTAGAAGATCCGGAAATTCCTGATGATTCAGGTGTTGCTATCGAGTTTACAATTCCAACAACATCAAAAAGAATTGATTTCATATTAACAGGTCTTAATCAGTTTCATGAGGATTCTGTTGTTATTATTGAACTTAAGCAGTGGATGGAAGCTCAGAAAGTTGAAGGCAAGGATGGTGTTGTAAAAACCATTCTTGGAGGAGGACTTCGAGAAACAACTCACCCATCTTATCAGGTTTGGTCATATGCATCATTAATTAAGAACTTTAATCAAACAGTTGATGAAGATGAAATTGGACTTTATCCATGTGCATATCTGCATAACTATGATTTTACAGATGCTGATGATCTTAGCGATGAAATTTATAAACCATACTATGATAAAGCTCCATTATATGGAAAAAGAGATGCGTTAAAACTTAGAAATTTCATTAAAAAATACATAAGGCATGGAGATAATTCAGATATTCTGTATCGCATTGATAATGGAAAAATCAGGCCTTCCAGGAAACTTCAGGATTCACTTTCAAGCATGCTTGAAGGCAACAAGGAATTTGTCATGATTGATGAACAGAAAATAGCATATGAAATGGCTATTAAAATGGCTCGTGAATCATATTTAGATGATAAAAAACGAGTTTTAATCATTGAAGGAGGACCGGGGACTGGTAAATCGGTAGTGGCTATTAATTTGCTAGTTGATATTATTGCCGATGATATGCTATCTTTATACGTTACAAAAAACTCCGCTCCAAGAAATGTATTTTTTGAAAAGTTGCGAGGAGACAAATACTCTTTAAGCTATTTAAAAAATTTATTTAAAGGTTCCGGATCCTTTACAAAATCTAAATCAAATGAATTCGATGCAATTATTGTTGATGAGGCACACAGACTGAATGAAAAGTCAGGACTATTTGGCAATTTAGGTGAAAACCAGGTAAAAGAAATAATGAATGCATCTAAATTTTCAGCATTTTTTATAGATAAACATCAAAAGATTTCATTAAAAGATTATGGCAGTGTTGAAGCTATAAGGAAATTTGCCCAAGAATTTGATGCTGAAGTTGAGCAAATTAAATTAACTTCCCAATTTAGATGCAATGGGTCAGATGGATACTTATCATGGCTTAATAATGTCTTGGAGATTGAAGAAACTGCAAATTTTGATGGATTTGACTTTGACTATGATTTTAGAGTTGTAGATTCTCCCAATGAACTGAAAAATCTGATTTTTGAAAAAAACAAAGAAAACAATAATGCACGCCTGCTTGCAGGATACTGCTGGAACTGGATAAAAGAAGGAAAAAACAATTCAGATGTACATGATATTGAAATTGATGACTTTTCAATGAGCTGGAACTTGGGAAACTCAGATACATGGGCAATTGATGATAATTCAGTAAATGAAGTGGGATGTATCCACACATCACAAGGTCTTGAATTTGATTATGTTGGTGTAATCATTGGAAATGATATGAGATTCGATGGTGAACACATCATAACTGATTTTAATCAACGTGCAAAGACAGATAAATCTTTATTTGGAATAAAAAAGAAACATAAAGAAAATCCAGATGAAGCCTTAAAAGTTGCAGATGAAATAATTAAAAATACTTATCGCACACTGATGACACGTGGAATGAAAGGATGTTATATTTACTGTGAGGATATGCTGCTTCAAGCTTATTTTAAAGAAAGATTTGGTAATTAA
- a CDS encoding ATP-binding protein yields the protein MIKRKLYLNQIERLMDKEPIKIITGVRRSGKTYLLKSIQEELKNRGINEENIFIISFESMKYNKIENFRELDECIINLTRNTKGKIYLLFDEIQNVKNWEKSINACRVDLDCDIYITGSNSELLSGEMATLISGRYYQINIYPFSFSEFIQYKKEIEKTDIDDLEELFKEYVEYGGMPPIQQVATEDKYSYLGDIYNTILLKDIIARHNIRNTDMLNRILDYVIMNLGKNFSATNIVKYMKYERRKISKDTILDYILYSKNACFIHQAPREDIKGKKVLKHNEKYFLVDHGFYQAKYGEIENMGSILENIVYIELLRRGYDVKVGIINKKEIDFVCTKDKKRIYIQVTYKLENDETIEREFSGLVKINDNFDKYVLSMDKLDFSGSGLKHRNIIDFLTSDYI from the coding sequence ATGATTAAAAGGAAATTGTACTTAAACCAAATTGAAAGGTTAATGGATAAAGAACCTATCAAAATTATAACTGGAGTTAGAAGAAGTGGTAAAACATATTTATTAAAAAGCATTCAAGAAGAACTAAAAAACAGGGGAATAAACGAAGAGAACATATTCATAATTTCATTTGAATCCATGAAATACAACAAAATAGAAAACTTCAGAGAGCTTGATGAATGCATCATCAACCTGACCAGAAATACAAAAGGCAAAATCTACTTATTATTTGACGAAATACAAAATGTAAAAAACTGGGAAAAAAGCATAAATGCATGCAGAGTAGACCTCGACTGCGACATATACATCACAGGATCCAACTCAGAACTGCTATCCGGTGAAATGGCAACACTGATATCTGGAAGATACTATCAAATAAATATTTACCCATTTTCATTTTCAGAATTCATACAATACAAAAAGGAAATAGAAAAAACAGATATTGATGACTTGGAAGAACTATTTAAAGAGTATGTGGAATATGGTGGAATGCCTCCAATACAACAGGTAGCAACAGAAGACAAGTATTCCTATCTGGGAGACATATACAATACAATACTTCTAAAAGACATTATTGCACGGCACAACATCAGAAACACAGACATGTTAAACCGTATACTTGACTATGTAATAATGAACCTTGGAAAAAACTTCTCAGCAACCAATATTGTCAAATACATGAAATACGAGAGAAGAAAGATATCAAAAGATACTATACTCGATTACATACTATACTCCAAAAATGCATGCTTCATACATCAAGCACCAAGGGAGGACATAAAAGGAAAGAAAGTACTGAAGCACAATGAGAAATATTTCCTGGTCGATCACGGATTCTACCAAGCAAAATACGGCGAAATTGAAAATATGGGTTCCATCCTTGAAAACATAGTCTACATAGAACTACTTAGAAGAGGATACGATGTAAAAGTGGGAATAATCAATAAAAAAGAAATAGATTTCGTCTGCACTAAAGATAAAAAAAGAATATATATTCAGGTAACATATAAATTGGAAAATGATGAAACAATTGAAAGGGAATTTTCAGGGCTTGTAAAAATCAACGACAACTTTGACAAATACGTTTTAAGCATGGATAAACTAGATTTCTCCGGAAGCGGATTAAAGCACAGAAACATCATAGACTTTTTAACATCAGACTATATTTAA
- a CDS encoding ATP-dependent DNA helicase: MEFNENQKRVIAHEKGPLLVEAGPGSGKTTVIVERIKYLLNNLNIAPESILVITFTRKATENLRNRLNDYISKDDLSKMHISTIHSFCLEYLKSKEGFLKLLDDDNSEKKELFIQKHKRALGFVGSATLFDYQIPAIIDKFGEYTSFNVNTDKLINYIKETKPISKDYLDFIESEIYFSKKRIEDNDFKDDWYNARYLQTPKAYLKYLEVLDNNSYVDYDTLQLKTLKHLTRDPKTQFNAVLIDEFQDTDPLQIRIFEILLKQSDYFTAVGDVDQHIYAFRSSFRDYFKDMKERFDAEIISLDVNYRSTANIVRVTDSFIKHQRSDYTQKHLVSNNDNYDNDTFLIESEDSQDEASKIFNIIAELKRLNKIEDYGEVAVLYRKHNTRTIANLIELLDENNIEFVIRGQNDLADQNEIRSILLLLWYLTRNMDEGHVLSGDELDELNLKAFCGEYFEPTFWSLEDETKTYLTTLQDLFYENILKVENEIRSLQGKRPVKSYKRVRVNESYENLIRIFNKVTPPVIDLRHVHEADREFFNNLNNLRKRILNNELTILDVYYELISLNFNKLSQDKVRNLSMLTRTIYNYESFISQTDVKGLFYFLNRIIKNYGSNYSSQNGVQLMTVHAAKGLEFPVAIVASLEKDKFPMKIKDPKREKRTIFMKDTFYTPNEFLKYKEVTLDEENELDRQEEERIIYVAMTRAADLLILSCVGKTPDVINNIKNYLKKPNLNNVIINRHFTNNDTEKLKLNYSSFSTYNLCPYMYDLVYNYGFKVSSEKVTNFGTVFHEVMETVNLKLKDGEKISKEELILITQDIYKSMFDIKETEDEFNMLIDSILNYYNTYSLNQEVVECELPFELEHENYILNGEIDLIYKIKDSEIAILDYKNAEHDDNKIAHYEKQLYIYASALKEMTEFDKYEIKKGITHFVKTDYRHEVDITDEKINKQLYKLNEVALKIQNNEYPKRESGFCNVCKFQVICQN, encoded by the coding sequence ATGGAGTTCAATGAAAACCAAAAAAGAGTAATTGCACATGAAAAAGGTCCTCTTCTTGTTGAGGCGGGTCCGGGTTCTGGAAAAACTACTGTTATTGTTGAAAGAATTAAATATCTACTTAACAATTTAAACATTGCCCCTGAGTCTATTTTGGTCATTACTTTTACAAGAAAGGCCACTGAAAATCTGAGAAATAGATTGAACGACTATATTTCAAAAGATGATTTGTCCAAAATGCATATTTCCACTATTCATTCCTTTTGTCTTGAATATTTAAAGTCAAAAGAGGGGTTTTTAAAGCTTTTAGATGATGATAATTCAGAAAAAAAGGAGTTATTTATTCAAAAACATAAAAGAGCATTGGGATTTGTTGGTTCTGCAACTTTATTTGATTATCAAATTCCAGCTATTATCGATAAATTTGGTGAATACACTTCATTTAATGTGAATACAGATAAATTAATCAATTATATTAAAGAGACAAAACCAATTTCTAAGGATTATTTGGATTTCATTGAATCTGAAATCTATTTTTCTAAAAAGAGAATTGAAGATAATGACTTTAAGGATGATTGGTATAATGCAAGATATCTGCAAACTCCAAAGGCATATCTTAAATACCTTGAAGTTTTAGATAACAACAGTTATGTTGATTATGATACTTTGCAGCTTAAAACTCTAAAACACTTAACAAGAGATCCGAAAACACAATTCAATGCTGTTTTGATTGATGAGTTTCAAGACACTGACCCTTTGCAAATTAGAATTTTTGAGATTCTCTTAAAGCAAAGCGATTATTTTACAGCTGTGGGGGATGTTGATCAACATATTTACGCTTTTAGAAGTTCATTTAGAGATTATTTTAAAGACATGAAAGAAAGATTTGATGCTGAGATTATAAGTTTGGATGTAAACTACAGGTCAACCGCCAATATAGTTCGTGTTACTGATTCATTTATCAAGCATCAGAGAAGTGATTACACCCAAAAACATCTGGTCAGTAATAATGACAATTATGATAATGATACGTTCTTAATTGAAAGTGAAGATTCACAAGATGAAGCTAGTAAAATTTTCAACATCATCGCAGAGTTAAAAAGACTAAATAAGATAGAGGATTATGGTGAAGTTGCGGTTTTATATAGAAAACATAATACAAGGACTATTGCTAATTTAATTGAACTTTTAGATGAGAACAATATTGAATTTGTAATTCGTGGGCAAAATGATTTGGCAGATCAAAACGAAATCAGATCCATCCTTTTGTTGTTGTGGTATCTTACTAGAAACATGGATGAAGGCCATGTTTTATCTGGTGATGAATTAGATGAATTGAACCTAAAAGCATTTTGTGGAGAGTACTTTGAACCTACATTCTGGTCACTTGAAGATGAAACTAAAACATACCTTACAACTCTTCAAGATTTATTCTATGAGAATATACTAAAAGTTGAAAATGAAATTAGATCTCTTCAAGGAAAACGTCCAGTCAAATCATATAAACGTGTAAGGGTTAATGAAAGCTATGAAAACTTAATTAGGATATTTAATAAGGTAACTCCACCGGTTATTGACTTAAGACATGTTCACGAGGCAGATAGGGAATTCTTCAATAATCTTAATAATTTAAGAAAAAGAATTTTAAATAATGAATTAACAATATTGGATGTTTATTATGAATTGATATCCCTTAATTTCAATAAATTAAGTCAGGATAAAGTTAGAAATCTTTCCATGTTAACTCGAACTATTTATAATTATGAGTCTTTTATCTCACAGACTGATGTTAAGGGCCTATTTTACTTTTTAAATAGGATAATCAAAAATTATGGTTCAAATTATTCATCACAAAATGGTGTTCAGCTAATGACTGTTCATGCAGCAAAAGGATTGGAGTTTCCAGTAGCAATTGTTGCATCACTTGAAAAAGACAAGTTTCCAATGAAAATAAAAGATCCTAAAAGAGAAAAAAGAACAATATTTATGAAAGACACTTTCTACACTCCAAATGAGTTTTTAAAATATAAAGAAGTGACACTTGATGAGGAAAATGAACTAGACAGACAAGAAGAAGAGCGAATCATTTATGTTGCAATGACACGGGCTGCAGATTTATTAATATTATCTTGTGTTGGAAAAACTCCTGATGTGATAAATAACATCAAAAATTATCTAAAAAAACCTAATTTAAATAATGTGATAATCAATAGGCATTTTACAAATAATGATACAGAAAAACTCAAATTAAACTATTCAAGTTTTTCAACATATAATTTATGCCCATATATGTATGATTTAGTTTATAATTATGGTTTTAAAGTTTCAAGTGAAAAAGTAACAAATTTTGGAACAGTATTCCACGAAGTAATGGAGACAGTAAACTTAAAACTTAAAGATGGTGAAAAAATATCAAAAGAAGAACTGATTTTGATTACTCAAGATATTTATAAGTCAATGTTTGATATTAAAGAGACAGAAGATGAATTTAACATGCTGATAGATTCCATTTTAAATTATTATAACACATATTCACTTAATCAAGAAGTAGTGGAATGTGAACTTCCTTTTGAGTTAGAACATGAAAATTATATTTTAAATGGTGAAATTGATTTAATATATAAAATTAAAGATTCTGAAATTGCAATTTTGGATTATAAAAATGCAGAGCATGATGATAATAAAATAGCCCACTATGAAAAACAGTTGTATATTTATGCTTCAGCTTTAAAAGAAATGACTGAATTTGATAAATATGAAATCAAAAAAGGAATAACACATTTTGTTAAAACGGATTACCGTCATGAAGTTGATATAACAGATGAAAAGATCAATAAGCAGTTATATAAATTAAATGAAGTAGCTTTAAAAATACAAAATAACGAGTATCCTAAAAGAGAAAGCGGATTCTGTAATGTTTGTAAGTTTCAGGTTATTTGTCAAAATTAA